The Puniceicoccus vermicola genome contains the following window.
ACTTTAGTCGTGCGATTCCTGCAGCGGTACACGCATCTGGCGTTCAGGAATGACGCGCCCGAGAGGCCACCATGATGAGCCCCGGCGACCTTCAACTCCAGGCGGGAGCGCAGCTAAAGATGCGGTCCTACTCCCGTACCCCAGGCTTCCAGCCCGTGGCGCGAATCGAGAGCTGGAAGCTCTCGCTACTTTGGGCGATCTCACGTTCTCGCATGACTCTCCCGGCATGAGCGGGTCACAGAAAATCGTGAAATTTCCGCAACAGTTTGATTCCCACACAAGGTTCGGAAAATTCCAACACCCAGCTCCTCGTCTCCCAATTCCTCCCATACTCCTGCGCCAACGGCGCACAACCCATCAGCCCGGGGCAACGCCCCGGGAACTTTGAGAGAGGCGATTGCCCTTACAGAACCTCCCCTTCGGACGGAACCGAGAGACCCTGGTTTTTGGAATTCTCCACGAAGGATTCGCGATCAAAGCCACGCAAAGGAGTCACTTCAAAAGTGCGATCTGGGACGCCATTCTCGTCGGCAGGAACGTCGACGCCGACATCCTTCAGCCAACGAACGTATTGGCGAAGTAGATCGCGGCGGCAGGTTTCGGGAGAATCCAAGCCTTCCGCATTCTTGACGGGACTGAAGTCTTCATCGCGGGCGGTCTCGATGACCACGGGTGACTTGGCCTCTGGGAGGGCGTCGAAGACAAACATCTCAAACTTCACTCCGTTCGGCTCATCCGGCTTCACCGTTTCACCATTCTCTTGCGCCACACCAATTTTCTTGTTCGCCCGGTGCATCGGCAATCCTCCTTCGCCATCGCCCATCCGTTCGACGAAATCGCGGGAAATGATGTGAATGGCGATGCTGCCAGCGCGGAAACGAAGACGGCCTTCCTCATCCTTCTGCTCGGCGAGCTCTTCAGGAAGGTCGCTGTACTCGATCACCGTCAGCTTCTCATCCAGAATCGTGAAGTGGCCAACTTTCTCCCCGGCGTACGCTTTCGGGATCATCTTGCTCGACATTTCCGACCCCTCCAAGACATGGAACCCAACAAAGGTGGGATCGATGGCTTGAACCAACGGATTGTCGACTTGGAAATAGCTGATAATGTCGATTCCGCGCTCTTTCATGGTCGCGGTGGCACCGCTGCGAACCAAGGCCCGCAATGACCCACCGTGCCCGTCCGGGCTCAACGCCAACGAATCCGGCGACTCAAGGATGAGCTTCCCGTCGAAATCCACCGCGGGCATCATTCCCTGCGAGAAGAAGATGACGTCCTCTTCCTTCAGACCGAAAAACTGGTTTTCCTGGAAAAAACTCACCGTCGCTTCGTGATTGATCCGGCTGGTCATGATGAACCAGGGAATCGAGACTCCATAAGTCTCGCTCGCACAGAGGATCTTCTCCGCGAAGACTTGAAAGAGAGTTGCCTCCCGAACGGGAGTTACTGGAAAAGTTCCTTTGGGCCCCTCGTATCCGAGACGAGTGCCCTGCCCCCCAGCCACCGTGAAGGCCGCTACGCGACCGGCGCGCAGCGCTTCCTCACCGACCTTTCGCGCTTCCGCCCAGCGAGCGGCATCGCCCCCTTCGCTCGGGAGAGGCACATAGGGTGCAGGCTGGAGGCTCTCAAAATCGGTTTCCGATTCGCCCTGCCCTTTTACCAAGGTATCGACGAGGCGTTGAATTTCCCCGAGATCCACTTCGGCCAGTTGGGCCGCCAAGGATTCTTTTTGGGCCTCATCCAGCTTTTCCCAAAACCGGAAAACCTGTCCTTGGCCCGCACTCTCGTATTCGCTCCGAAGCTTGTCGATTTCCATGCGGCCAGAATCCCCATTTCGGGGAAAATTTCGAGCAGAAAACGAAATGGGTGTGAAGGAGATCCCAGGATAACAATCTCACCCCGATTCCTAATCATCTTCGGCGAGGCACCAAAGCTGCGAAAACAACGAGCCAGCCCGTATCATCGAGCCTTCCTCAATGAACCGCGTTCGCCCCAGCGAATCTGGACCCTCGACCAGACGTCTAATCCTCGAAACGGAAAATGATCTCTCCGTCACGGGCGTAACCGAGACGATCTCTGACTACCGCCTCAAGAAAGGCAGGATCGTTCATCAGTTTCCGATAGTATTTCCTCTGACGTTCGTACTCTGCCTTTTCGGTATCGATCCGCTCACTCAACTGCATCTCCTTTTCCCGAAACTGACCGTACTCCTTGAGATTTTGGTGCCCAACCACAGCGAACACGACCAGCAAGGTCGCAATCGCTCCCAGAAGAATCCATCGGATCACCTTTTCCACAGTCGGGAGAACATACGCCCCGAGGCCCACAGAAGGGAAGGAAGAAAATTCAAGGAATTCGCACTCTTGCCAGACCCCCTCCCATTCGTCTGAATTGCAGAGAGCATGTATCAAGCGTTCTTTGGATTGAGGGAGATGCCCTTTAACATCACCCCGAATCCGGATTTTCTATTCCGGAGTCCTACGCATGAAGAAGCACTCCAGCATCTTCGGTATGGGATCATCGAAAAAAAAGGGTTCATCGTCCTGACTGGCGAAGTGGGCTGCGGGAAGACGACGCTGAGTCGATCCATCCTCGCAGAACTTGACGACGATACCTATGATACCGCCCTCCTCCTCAATACCCGTCTCTCCGAAACCCAGCTGGTAAAGGCCATCCTCAACGAGCTTGGCATCGAGACCAAGGCCCGCTCTAAAAGCGACCTCATCGACACTCTGTACCAAACCCTTCTCGAACGAATCGCCGCTGGACGGCAAATCGTCGTCATCATCGATGAGGCCCAAAACCTTCCTTTCGAGGTGCTCGAGCAGGTCCGTCTCCTTTCCAACCTTGAAGCCGACGACCAGAAGCTGATGCAGATCGTCCTCATCGGCCAACCCGAGCTCGATGAAAAGCTGCAAGAGCAACGCCTGCGCCAACTCCGCCAGCGAATCCTCGTCTACTATAAGCTACGCCCACTCTCCCGCGACGAAACTGCCCGCTACATCGAGCACCGGCTCACGCTTTCCGGAGCCAGCGGTGAACCCCTGTTGACCCCGCGCGCCGTTCGCTTGATCCACAAACGTTCGCGGGGAATTCCGCGTCTCATCAACAACCTCTGTGATAAATCCTTCCTCGCCGCCTTTGTCCGGGAAAAGGAACGAGTTGGCGTCCGGGATGTCCGCAGAGCCCACCGGGAACTGAAAGAATTTCTGCAGGCATGAGCATTATCAATGAAGCACTGAAAAAGGCCCGTCGTGAAGCGGGCGCACGGGAAAACGTTTCTTCTCCCGCCGAGGAAACGGTCATCCATCCCCGCACTCGGGTCACCGCTAAGTCGAGCCCGTGGATGATCCTGCCCGTCCTTCTCCTCATCGTTGCCTTTATCGGTCTCATCGGGGGACTTGGCTACTACGCCTATACTCAGTTTTTCGCCCAACCCGCAGAGGATGCTCCGAAGATAGAGTTCGTCGAGAAAGCCCCCGCCCCTCCGGCCGAAGCACCGAGCCCCCCGGATCCCGATCCAGAACCGGAACCCCAGACAGCCGTTTCATCCAGCGTCAACCTCAAGCCTTCCTCGGCGTCTCAACCCGTGGCTTCCGAGTCCGTCTCCACAGCCCCCAGTTCGGCGCCCGCTGGTCCCATCGCCGCGCCTCCGGAACTTTTGGAAGAATTTGAGATCAACGGCGTCATGCGCGGTGGTTCTTCCGTCCGTGTAATTACCAATTCGGGCGTCTACCGCACCGGAGATTTGATTTCCTCTCCCCAGGGCTACAAGCTCGAGAAGATCGGCGATCAGCACCTCACTCTCCGCAGTCCGGAAGGGATTCTCTACTCTGTTCCTCTCCCCTAGGTCGATAGAGAAGCTTTGAGGAGTGCTTGCCGGCGAACTGAAAGAGGCCGATCCAACGCGAATCGAGAGCTAGAAGCTCTCGCTACTTTGCCTTCTCCGTTCTCGCATGACTTTAGTCGTGCGATTCATTTCGCCCAGGGATCCGACGCGAATCGAGAGCTGGAAGCTCTCGCTACTTTGCTTTCTCCGTTCTCGTATGACTTTAGTCGTGCGATTAATTTCGGCCAGGCCGATCCAACGCGAATCGAGAGCTAGAAGCTCTCGCTACTTTGCCTTCTCCGTTCTCGCATGACTTTAGTCGTGCGATTCATTTCGCCCAGGCCGATCCGACGCGAATCGAGAGCTGGAAGCTCTCGCTACTTTGCTTTCTCCGTTCTCGTATGACTTTAGTCGTGCGATTAATTTCGGCCAGGCCGATTCAACGCG
Protein-coding sequences here:
- a CDS encoding ExeA family protein, whose translation is MYQAFFGLREMPFNITPNPDFLFRSPTHEEALQHLRYGIIEKKGFIVLTGEVGCGKTTLSRSILAELDDDTYDTALLLNTRLSETQLVKAILNELGIETKARSKSDLIDTLYQTLLERIAAGRQIVVIIDEAQNLPFEVLEQVRLLSNLEADDQKLMQIVLIGQPELDEKLQEQRLRQLRQRILVYYKLRPLSRDETARYIEHRLTLSGASGEPLLTPRAVRLIHKRSRGIPRLINNLCDKSFLAAFVREKERVGVRDVRRAHRELKEFLQA
- a CDS encoding UTP--glucose-1-phosphate uridylyltransferase, with translation MEIDKLRSEYESAGQGQVFRFWEKLDEAQKESLAAQLAEVDLGEIQRLVDTLVKGQGESETDFESLQPAPYVPLPSEGGDAARWAEARKVGEEALRAGRVAAFTVAGGQGTRLGYEGPKGTFPVTPVREATLFQVFAEKILCASETYGVSIPWFIMTSRINHEATVSFFQENQFFGLKEEDVIFFSQGMMPAVDFDGKLILESPDSLALSPDGHGGSLRALVRSGATATMKERGIDIISYFQVDNPLVQAIDPTFVGFHVLEGSEMSSKMIPKAYAGEKVGHFTILDEKLTVIEYSDLPEELAEQKDEEGRLRFRAGSIAIHIISRDFVERMGDGEGGLPMHRANKKIGVAQENGETVKPDEPNGVKFEMFVFDALPEAKSPVVIETARDEDFSPVKNAEGLDSPETCRRDLLRQYVRWLKDVGVDVPADENGVPDRTFEVTPLRGFDRESFVENSKNQGLSVPSEGEVL
- a CDS encoding septum formation initiator family protein; the protein is MEKVIRWILLGAIATLLVVFAVVGHQNLKEYGQFREKEMQLSERIDTEKAEYERQRKYYRKLMNDPAFLEAVVRDRLGYARDGEIIFRFED